A single genomic interval of Paenibacillus sp. J23TS9 harbors:
- a CDS encoding TIGR02206 family membrane protein, protein MSDPFVLFSSPHLLALLLLVVTSLLLYAFRHRLQRSPRNKKILRYTLAALLAGSEAVLDIWNITEGTWSPKYTLPLELCSLTLLLSIIMLLSKSRLLYEILFFAGIGGALQALITPNLGYPFPHIRFYQFFAAHILIILASLYMTWIENYRPTWKSIGLTMIFLNVAALLVGITDYYVGANYMFLMHKPSTASILDWLGPYPVYLLAEEGIALLIFTIMLLLFFVIPEKISRTGKSRDHSAI, encoded by the coding sequence ATGAGCGATCCGTTTGTCCTGTTCTCTTCTCCCCATCTGCTCGCACTCCTGCTGCTCGTTGTTACTTCGCTTCTGCTCTATGCATTCAGGCACCGACTCCAACGCAGCCCCCGGAACAAAAAGATTCTCCGCTATACGCTGGCCGCTCTTCTCGCAGGCTCCGAAGCCGTTCTCGATATCTGGAATATCACTGAAGGTACGTGGAGCCCCAAATACACATTACCTCTAGAGCTCTGCAGTCTGACGCTGCTGCTATCCATCATTATGCTTCTGTCAAAGAGCCGTCTGCTGTATGAAATCCTGTTCTTCGCCGGTATTGGCGGAGCTTTGCAGGCACTGATTACACCTAATCTCGGTTATCCCTTTCCGCATATCCGTTTCTATCAGTTTTTCGCCGCCCATATTTTGATCATTCTAGCATCCCTCTATATGACCTGGATCGAAAATTACAGGCCGACATGGAAGTCCATCGGATTGACCATGATTTTCTTGAATGTCGCAGCTCTTTTAGTGGGTATTACAGATTACTATGTAGGCGCGAACTATATGTTCCTGATGCATAAGCCTTCAACGGCATCCATACTGGACTGGCTTGGCCCCTACCCCGTTTATTTGTTAGCAGAAGAAGGCATTGCCCTATTGATATTTACGATCATGCTGCTCCTGTTTTTTGTTATTCCGGAAAAAATATCCCGAACGGGTAAATCTCGCGATCATTCCGCGATATAA